A window of the Podospora bellae-mahoneyi strain CBS 112042 chromosome 6, whole genome shotgun sequence genome harbors these coding sequences:
- a CDS encoding hypothetical protein (EggNog:ENOG503NW04), which translates to MKYGTALVAIAVGLASARDVPTYSLRATKREVPQEHSHEAVLRACNVALKLNNPNNILDCVFPLLGNAAAANGAGDISADRLDCLQQIVADQALTNAKAANDLDLAINAILFRALERNTLTVGEASPLCNETPVNAELVNINQHQDPASAEAANNAEVELEVAKALFSIGADPLLALQSGTFAPGEIGDPTAAGNTCNDENDAIGCIISQNLLVPAVSEADILAAVGDQEVCEPVVDDEPAVEEPPAVEEPPVDEEEVCEPVVEDEEPPVVEEPPVEEVPTGTVNVQTFTGALGGPAPAVISDPASNRPFSVNGNTFLQAGAAIQRSCAIQKNACANAANSGQIQGGAGQCDQQEAACLAAARRRKARRSVVGRRQNVLDFGSCGSPAIQFAAGLDGRQEESFQPVNAADFSHGSALKIDIISFFVCQRLDSACKASPETIEACEEGAAAASQAEGAQAASVFNAALGL; encoded by the coding sequence atgaagTACGGAACTGCTCTTGTGGCCATCGCCGTTGGCCTCGCCTCGGCCCGCGATGTGCCCACTTACTCCCTCCGAGCCACCAAGCGCGAGGTTCCCCAGGAACACTCGCACGAGGCCGTCCTCCGCGCCTGCAACGTCgccctcaagctcaacaacccaaacaacaTCCTCGACTGCGtgttccccctcctcggcaacgccgccgccgccaacggcGCCGGTGACATCTCGGCCGACCGCCTCGACTGCCTCCAGCAGATCGTCGCCGACCAGGCTCTCACCAACGCCAAGGCCGCCAACGACCTCGACTTGGCCATCAACGCAATCCTCTTCCGTGCCCTCGAGCGTAACACCTTGACCGTCGGCGAGGCTTCCCCCCTCTGCAACGAGACTCCTGTCAATGCCGAGctcgtcaacatcaaccagcaccaGGACCCTGCTTCTGCCGAGGCGGCCAACAACGCCGAGGTCGAGCTCGAGGTCGCCAAGGCTTTGTTCTCCATCGGGGCTGACCCGCTTCTTGCTCTGCAGAGCGGCACCTTTGCCCCTGGTGAGATTGGCGACcctactgctgctggtaaCACCTGCAACGACGAGAATGATGCGATCGGGTGCATCATTTCCCAGAACCTTTTGGTGCCTGCTGTTTCGGAGGCCGACATCCTCGCCGCTGTTGGCGATCAGGAGGTCTGCGagcctgttgttgatgacgagCCTGCTGTCGAGGAGCCCCCGGCTGTCGAGGAGCCCCccgttgacgaggaggaggtctgcGAGCCGGtcgttgaagatgaggagcCACCCGTCGTTGAGGAACCCCCCGTTGAGGAGGTCCCCACCGGCACTGTGAACGTCCAGACCTTCACCGGCGCCCTCGGCGGCCCTGCCCCCGCCGTCATCTCCGACCCTGCTTCCAACCGCCCCTTCTCCGTCAACGGAAACACCTTCCTCCAAGCCGGCGCCGCCATCCAGCGCTCGTGCGCCATTCAGAAGAACGCCTGCGCCAACGCTGCTAACTCCGGTCAGATCCagggtggtgctgggcaGTGCGACCAGCAGGAGGCCGCTtgcttggctgctgctcgtcGTCGCAAGGCTCGCCGTTCCGTCGTCGGTCGCCGCCAGAATGTCCTGGACTTTGGGAGCTGCGGCAGCCCCGCTATTCAGTTCGCTGCTGGGCTTGACGGGCGTCAGGAGGAGAGCTTCCAGCCTGTGAACGCGGCTGATTTCTCGCATGGGTCTGCGCTCAAAATTGATATTATTTCGTTCTTTGTCTGCCAGAGGCTGGATAGTGCGTGCAAGGCTAGCCCCGAGACGATCGAGGCTTGTGAGGAGGGCGCGGCGGCTGCTAGTCAGGCTGAGGGTGCTCAGGCTGCTAGCGTGTTTAATGCTGCTTTGGGGTTGTGA
- the RIP1 gene encoding Cytochrome b-c1 complex subunit Rieske, mitochondrial (EggNog:ENOG503NV7A; BUSCO:EOG09264MIL; COG:C) codes for MAPLSTVTRALARPSVLRVAARTISTTPAVRGDSSYSSPFKGESNSTKVPDFSKYLSDKKPSSNALISYFMVGTLGAITAGGAKSTIQEFLVNMSASADVLALAKVEVDLNAIPEGKNVIVKWRGKPVFIRHRTAAEIEEANNINVASLRDPEADSDRVQKPEWLVMLGVCTHLGCVPIGEAGEYGGWFCPCHGSHYDISGRIRKGPAPLNLEIPAYEFPEDDKLVIG; via the exons ATGGCGCCCCTCTCGACCGTGACGCGCGCCCTCGCCCGGCCCTCCGTCCTGCGTGTTGCTGCCCGCACCATCTCGACGACCCCGGCCGTCCGCGGCGACTCTTCCTACTCTAGCCCTTTCAAGGGCGagagcaacagcaccaaggTGCCGGATTTCTCAAAGTACCTGTCGGACAAGAAGCCGAGCTCGAATGCGCTGATTAGTTATTTCATGGTGGGCACGTTGGGTGCGATCACTGCGGGGGGGGCGAAGAGTACCATTCAGG AGTTCCTCGTCAACATGTCCGCCTCTGCTGACGTCTTGGCTTTGGccaaggttgaggttgatttGAATGCCATTCCCGAGGGCAAGAAC GTCATCGTCAAGTGGAGAGGCAAGCCCGTCTTCATCCGCCACCGCACAGCcgccgagattgaggaggccaacaacatcaacgtTGCGTCGCTAAGAGACCCCGAGGCCGACAGCGATCGTGTTCAGAAGCCTGAGTGGCTTGTCATGTTGG GTGTCTGCACACACTTGGGCTGCGTCCCCATCGGCGAGGCCGGTGAGTACGGCGGCTGGTTCTGCCCCTGCCACGGCTCCCACTACGACATTTCGGGCCGCATCAGAAAGGGTCCTGCCCCTCTGAACCTCGAGATTCCCGCGTACGAGTTCCCCGAGGACGACAAGCTGGTTATTGGTTAA
- a CDS encoding hypothetical protein (COG:O; EggNog:ENOG503PTUC) — MASSSSSSPRRALLNHVHQLRTYLSFSPEQKARRPVPFVRCDICRSETDEIVTPATPGSALTTFPLSPTDRVRAGLVLPCGHMFHTECWDPYPATFRGKGAITCPRCRLRLNFSGMERNRCADLPWRYHMPEPDNPSWKWEIEKIPKTAQEYILEGREAEFELGAMCNVDRLIGASLLGENIELERDLIEGRGERVELSKLVDKVRADGWFFEEEIDLAFPGWLPRMEVGDIRQEPPRGEEEAWVEGRLKRLMRREGYTWRGEPPPGSRRRGRNLWNMSGDYDEDDEDDEEEEEEKEEEKEDSEMDDEEE; from the coding sequence atggcctcctcctcctcctcctccccccgccgcgccctcctcaaccacgTCCACCAACTCCGCACCTACCTCTCCTTTTCCCCCGAGCAAAAAGCCCGCCGCCCCGTCCCGTTTGTCCGCTGCGACATCTGCCGCTCCGAAACAGACGAGATCGTCACCCCCGCGACCCCCGGCTCGGCATTGACAACCTTCCCCCTCAGCCCGACGGACCGCGTCCGCGCTGGTCTTGTCTTGCCGTGCGGCCACATGTTCCACACCGAATGCTGGGACCCCTACCCAGCCACGTTCCGCGGCAAGGGCGCCATCACCTGCCCGCGCTGCCGCCTCCGGCTCAACTTCTCGGGGATGGAACGCAATAGATGTGCTGATCTCCCCTGGCGGTACCACATGCCCGAACCGGACAACCCCAGCTGGAAGTGGGAGATTGAGAAAATCCCAAAGACGGCGCAGGAGTATATCCtcgaggggagggaggccgAGTTTGAGTTGGGGGCCATGTGCAACGTTGACAGGTTGATCGGGGCGAGTTTGCTGGGGGAGAATATCGAGTTGGAGAGGGACTTGAtcgaggggaggggggagagggtcgAGTTGAGCAAGTTGGTGGACAAGGTGAGGGCGGATGGGTGgttttttgaggaggagattgatcTTGCTTTTCCGGGGTGGTTGCcgaggatggaggtgggggatatACGACAGGAGCcgccgaggggggaggaggaggcttgggtggaggggcggttgaagaggttgatgaggagggaggggtacacttggaggggggagccgccgccggggagcaggagaaggggcCGTAATTTGTGGAATATGAGTGGGGAttatgatgaggatgatgaggatgatgaggaggaggaggaggagaaggaggaggagaaggaggatagtgagatggatgatgaggaggagtag
- a CDS encoding hypothetical protein (COG:L; EggNog:ENOG503NW43) has translation MAYIAPIHRPSSVDHALLANVYSEEEQSLVLSRTNRVEVWRPSPDGLLSQAHTTNVNGTIAMLQKLRPKDAETDLLFVGTDRFEYFTLYWNRETSQMETTNATRDPGEHFMRNSQSLDRAIVDPSGRFIAMHLWEGVMTIARLGARKTNAAQLDWMGQIRLAELFIKASTFLHNETGHPTVAFLYQTSANAQDSKLATYRLTSDDRNTVASEFNAQKHRIIDITIADAGANMLIPVRKVEEEVKRHNFRNTGSAKPHLGGVVVVGETRLLYIDDVTKATVESKLDKASIFVKWAEYNVQTYFLADDYGSLHLLTINTDGAEVKGMALTKIGVTSRASELVYLGNEMLFVASHHGDSRLFQLDLSADKPADKPFLTLIQTISNIGPIMDFAVMDMGNRGGEDSQLGNEYSSGQARIVCGSGVYKDGSLRSVRSGVGLEDVGLLLEDLGQHVRGVFSLRGAVGEGKMDTLAVSFLTETRVFRFDSEGGVEEVEDFMGFGLDCQTLLARNLGGGMILQVTTRGVVLVDAESGVTVATWVPRGENTIINASADGEWLLLSVEGTGLVSISTAGNELRLVKEKDISQQDQVACIHVAPQLQGIGVVGFWTSGTVSIIDLNTLEPMHGESLRQSQDDASIPREVVLVQVASPKVSGPTLFVAMEDGHVVTFNISADFEFSGKKQVILGTRQARLHLLPQDNDSIYSILATTEHPSLIYGEENRIVYSAVTAEEAMFICPFDTEAFPDSIIVATDTQIKISKIDRTRRTHVRELPMGEMVRRIAYSPKEKVFGLGCIKRSLVDGDEVVQSSFRLVDEVIFQPVGKTFQLERTNYVELVEAVVRAELPDSYGNPAERFIVGTSFLPDPDYAMTGEHRGRILVFGIDDNKDPYLILSHLTKGVCRCLEVLDGNKIVAGLAKTVAIARYDETSTTTATLTRLASYKPSTHPIQIAVQGNIIGVADVMKSMTLVEYMPGDKDRLVEVARHWQSAAGTALCHVDGDDWLEADDQGNLMMLRRNADAVVMEDRKIMSVTAEMNLGEMVNRIRAVRVETSRGAMVVPRAFLGTVNGGIYMFGTVAPEAQDLLLRFQEKLARVVHTAGEIEFNCYRAFRNAEREGSEPVRFLDGELLERFLDQDEATQREICEGLGPSLEHMRNVVEELRRMH, from the exons ATGGCCTACATCGCCCCAATCCACCGGCCAAGCAGCGTCGACCATGCCCTGCTCGCCAATGTCTATTCAGAAGAGGAGCAGAGCTTGGTTCTCTC ACGAACAAACCGAGTAGAAGTATGgcgcccctcccccgacggcctcctctcccaagcccacaccaccaacgtCAACGGCACCATCGCCATGCTCCAAAAACTCCGACCAAAAGACGCCGAAACAGACCTCTTATTTGTTGGAACCGACCGCTTCGAGTATTTCACCCTCTACTGGAACCGGGAAACGTCCCAAATGGAAACCACGAATGCGACCCGCGACCCCGGAGAGCACTTTATGCGCAACTCGCAGTCCCTCGACAGAGCGATTGTCGACCCGTCAGGACGGTTTATCGCCATGCACCTATGGGAAGGCGTCATGACGATCGCCCGCCTCGGCGCCCGCAAGACAAACGCGGCGCAGCTGGACTGGATGGGACAGATCAGGCTGGCGGAACTGTTTATCAAGGCCTCGACTTTTTTGCATAACGAGACCGGACACCCGACGGTTGCTTTTCTTTACCAGACTAGCGCTAATGCGCAGGATTCGAAGCTGGCGACGTACCGGCTTACGTCTGACGACAGGAACACGGTGGCCAGCGAGTTCAACGCGCAGAAACACAGGATCATTGATATCACGATTGCGGATGCGGGGGCGAATATGTTAATTCCCGTGAGGAaagtggaggaagaagtgaaGAGGCACAACTTTCGCAATACGGGATCGGCTAAGCCGCAtcttgggggggttgttgtggtgggggagacgAGACTGCTCTATATTGATGACGTGACAAAGGCGACGGTGGAATCGAAGCTTGACAAGGCGAGCATTTTTGTCAAGTGGGCCGAGTACAATGTTCAGACGTATTTCCTTGCGGATGACTACGGCTCGTTGCACTTGTTGACGATCAACACGGACGGGgcggaggtgaaggggatggCCTTGACCAAGATTGGGGTCACGAGCCGGGCGAGCGAGCTGGTTTATCTGGGGAATGAGATGCTGTTTGTGGCGAGTCACCATGGGGATTCGCGGCTGTTTCAGCTTGACTTGAGCGCGGATAAGCCGGCGGACAAACCTTTCCTGACGCTGATCCAGACAATATCGAATATTGGGCCGATTATGGACTTTGCGGTGATGGACATGGGGAAtagggggggggaggatagcCAGTTGGGGAATGAGTACTCTTCGGGGCAGGCGAGGATTGTTTGCGGGAGCGGGGTTTATAAGGATGGGTCGTTGAGGAGTGTGAGGAGCGGCGTTGGGCTGGAGGatgtggggttgttgttggaggatcTTGGGCAGCatgtgaggggggtgttcTCATTGAGGGgggcggttggggaggggaagatggaCACGCTTGCTGTGAGCTTTTTGACCGAGACGAGGGTTTTCCGGTTTGACTCTGAGGgtggggtggaagaggtggaggactTTATGGGTTTTGGGTTGGATTGCCAGAcgttgttggcgaggaatcttgggggtgggatgattTTGCAGGTTACGAcgaggggggttgtgttgGTCGATGCTGAGAGTGGGGTTACGGTGGCGACGTGGGTGCCTCGGGGTGagaacaccatcatcaatgCTTCTGCGGACGGGGagtggctgttgttgtcggtggaAGGGACGGGGCTGGTGTCGATCAGTACTGCTGGGAACGAGCTGcggttggtgaaggagaaggataTTAGCCAGCAGGATCAGGTTGCTTGCATACATGTTGCGCCGCAGTTACAAGGGATCGGTGTGGTTGGGTTTTGGACCTCAGGGACGGTGTCGATTATTGACTTGAACACACTTGAGCCAATGCATGGGGAGTCACTACGGCAGAGCCAGGACGACGCGTCGATACCTCgggaggtggtgcttgtTCAGGTGGCTTCGCCTAAGGTGTCGGGGCCAACGCTCTTCGTCGCCATGGAGGATGGCCATGTTGTCACGTTCAACATCTCGGCCGATTTTGAGTTTTCGGGGAAGAAACAGGTTATCTTGGGTACACGGCAAGCCAGGCTTCACCTCCTGCCGCAAGACAACGACAGCATCTACAGCATCCTGGCCACGACGGAGCACCCAAGCTTGATCTACGGCGAAGAGAACAGGATAGTATACTCGGCTGTCACCGCAGAGGAGGCCATGTTCATTTGTCCTTTTGATACAGAGGCATTCCCCGATTCGATCATTGTGGCGACGGACACACAGATCAAGATCTCCAAGATCGACCGCACGAGACGAACACACGTTCGCGAGTTACCCATGGGCGAGATGGTTCGTAGGATCGCCTACTCGCCAAAGGAAAAGGTGTTTGGTCTGGGTTGTATCAAGCGGTCGTTGGTGGAcggggatgaggttgtcCAGAGCTCGTTTAGGCTGGTGGATGAGGTTATTTTCCAGCCTGTCGGTAAGACTTTTCAACTTGAGAGGACAAATTACgtggagctggtggaggcggtTGTCAGGGCTGAGCTTCCAGACTCGTATGGGAATCCTGCCGAACGGTTTATTGTCGGGACGAGCTTCTTGCCTGACCCGGATTATGCCATGACTGGTGAACACCGAGGGAGGATTTTGGTGTTTGGTATTGATGATAACAAGGACCCCTACTTAATCCTGAGCCACCTTACCAAGGGTGTGTGCAGGTGTCTGGAAGTCTTGGACGGGAATAAGATTGTGGCTGGGCTGGCCAAGACGGTGGCGATTGCGAGATATGACGAGACTTCTACGACGACGGCAACGTTGACGAGGCTGGCTTCGTACAAGCCGTCGACGCATCCGATTCAGATTGCGGTGCAGGGGAATATCATCGGGGTGGCGGACGTGATGAAGAGTATGACGCTGGTTGAGTACATGCCTGGTGACAAGGATAGGCTGGTGGAAGTGGCCAGGCATTGGCAGTCGGCTGCGGGTACGGCGCTGTGTcatgttgatggggatgacTGGCTGGAGGCGGATGATCAAGGGAAcctgatgatgttgaggaggaatgcggatgcggtggtgatggaggataGGAAGATTATGAGCGTGACGGCGGAGATGAatttgggggagatggtgaacaGGATCAGGGCGGTGAGGGTTGAGACGAGTAggggggcgatggtggtgccaAGGGCGTTTTTGGGGACG GTCAATGGCGGGATATACATGTTCGGCACCGTTGCGCCCGAGGCTCAGGACTTGCTATTACGATTCCAGGAAAAGCTGGCGAGGGTTGTACACACGGCGGGGGAGATAGAGTTCAACTGCTACAGGGCGTTTAGAAATGcagaaagggaggggagcgAGCCGGTTAGATTCCTAGACGGGGAGCTATTAGAGCGGTTTCTAGACCAGGACGAGGCAACGCAGAGGGAGATTTGTGAGGGTTTGGGGCCGAGTTTAGAGCACATGAGGAATgttgtggaggagttgaggcGGATGCACTGA